A genomic region of Botrytis cinerea B05.10 chromosome 9, complete sequence contains the following coding sequences:
- the Bcmfs1 gene encoding Bcmfs1, giving the protein MTLTQDEALSSKDTISIDKDMAAVTITDVSSPSSLQTSESDELFLHSWRLAAVIGSLCLGIFLLALDMNIIAVAIPRITSDFHALNDVAWYGSAYLLTVTAFQPLFGNLYKYFDPKMVYMGSIVLFELGSILCAAAPSSSVLIGGRSVLGFGAAGIHQGSLAIVNYVVELEKRPMYQGIVISSFVISVCVGPVLGGVFTDKASWRWCFWINVPMGAVVLVFIVLFFRINGVQNSNRALNLSTKLRRMDIGGVLLFLGAIYCLLLALQWGGQTMPWKSSKIIGLFVGFGLLIVSFGILQWKRGEHATIPLRILRQRSILMGSIFLMLFGMMSFVYAYYLPIYFQSIQGVTAIQSGTRFIAIVLPQIIGLSLTGVVVTKWGYYVPYMILGTIIAMVGAGLLTTIDTTTSTVKWAAYMVINGWGTGMAQQLPYTALQIVLSEEDAPTGNAIAVFMYQIGSSVSVSIAQSLFLSKLQTSVPAHTTAVSAEAVIKVGASGLQDLAGGSETVLTALREAYTIAIRDAMYYALAAACLSLPFACGMQWFNLKKVAEERRKAKNEGKSVGEETSVMVDSVIGSEKV; this is encoded by the exons ATGACATTGACGCAAGACGAAGCTTTGTCCAGCAAGGACACTATCTCTATCGATAAAGATATGGCAGCTGTGACCATTACGGATGTGTCAAGCCCCTCAAGCCTCCAAACATCCGAGTCCGATGAGCTCTTCCTTCACTCATGGCGTCTGGCGGCTGTCATCGGGTCTTTATGCTTGGGAATCTTTCTCCTAGCATtggatatgaatattatCGCCGTTGCAATTCCGAGAATTACATCTGATTTTCATGCATTGAATGATGTTGCCTGGTATGGTTCAGCATATCTTCTTACTGTCACGGCATTCCAGCCTCTGTTTGGTAACCTGTACAAATACTTCGATCCTAAGATGGTTTACATGGGGTCAATAGTTTTATTTGAAC TGGGTTCGATATTGTGTGCGGCAGCACCTTCTTCCAGTGTTCTTATCGGAGGCCGATCTGTTCTTGGTTTCGGGGCAGCGGGAATCCATCAAGGAAGTTTGGCAATCGTCAATTACGTGGTAGAACTCGAAAAGAGACCTATGTACCAAGGCATAGTTATCAGCTCTTTTGTCATTAGCGTGTGTGTTGGCCCTGTGCTTGGTGGTGTTTTCACTGACAAAGCCTCCTGGAGATGGTGCTTCTGGAT TAACGTACCTATGGGAGCTGTTGTACTTGTATTCATCGTACTATTCTTTCGAATCAATGGCGTACAAAACTCGAATCGTGCCTTGaatctttcaacaaaatTGAGACGTATGGATATTGGCGGAGTCTTGCTGTTCCTCGGAGCTATATACTGCCTTCTTCTAGCATTACAATGGGGTGGACAGACTATGCCATGGAAATCATCTAAGATCATAGGATTATTTGTTGGCTTTGGCTTACTTATAGTATCCTTCGGTATCTTACAATGGAAACGAGGCGAACATGCCACAATTCCCTTGCGGATTCTCCGGCAAAGATCAATTCTGATGGGCAGCATATTCCTCATGTTATTTGGCATGATGAGTTTTGTCTATGCTTATTATCTACCCATTTACTTCCAATCCATTCAAGGCGTCACAGCAATCCAAAGTGGTACCCGATTCATCGCGATAGTCCTTCCTCAAATCATTGGCCTGTCACTTACTGGAGTTGTGGTTACAAAATGGGGATACTACGTTCCATATATGATTCTTGGAACGATCATCGCAATGGTCGGTGCCGGTCTTCTTACTACCATTGATACCACCACTTCCACGGTCAAATGGGCCGCATATATGGTAATCAATGGATGGGGGACTGGAATGGCACAACAACTTCCATATACCGCACTACAAATTGTGTTGAGTGAAGAAGACGCTCCTACTGGAAATGCCATTGCAGTATTCATGTACCAGATTGGTTCTTCTGTCTCTGTCTCTATCGCACAATCCCTCTTTCTGTCAAAGTTACAGACCAGTGTACCAGCGCACACCACTGCTGTATCAGCAGAAGCGGTCATTAAAGTTGGGGCAAGTGGGTTACAAGATTTGGCAGGCGGCTCGGAAACTGTATTAACTGCCTTGAGAGAAGCATACACCATTGCTATTAGAGATGCAATGTATTATGCTTTGGCTGCGGCATGTTTGTCATTACCATTTGCTTGCGGAATGCAATGGTTCAACCTCAAAAAGGTTGcagaggaaaggagaaaagcAAAGAACGAGGGGAAGTCGGTTGGGGAAGAGACCTCGGTCATGGTGGACAGTGTGATTGGTTCCG